From Vitis vinifera cultivar Pinot Noir 40024 chromosome 14, ASM3070453v1, a single genomic window includes:
- the LOC100251417 gene encoding transmembrane ascorbate ferrireductase 2: protein MNPSTSQSHTPIPVQEDSLSLLPVSKVLSLDSTMAVPVVRFPIIRLVRFIGVVVTAFVLTWAVHYRGGMALISENKDLIFNVHPVLMVIGLILLNGEAMLAYKTVSGTKNYKKLVHLSLQFLAFCLSLVGVWAAVKFHNERGIDNFYSLHSWLGLACLFLFGIQWATGFATFWYPGGSRNSRASLLPWHVFFAVYIYALAVATATTGILEKATFLQSNKVISRYSMEALLVNSLGILIVVLGGFVILAVVTPANGKGDIPRGSIE from the exons ATGAACCCTAGCACGTCACAGTCTCACACGCCAATTCCTGTTCAAGaagactctctctctctacttcCTGTTTCTAaggttctctctctagattcaaCGATGGCAGTTCCAGTTGTTCGATTCCCCATCATTCGTCTGGTGCGGTTCATCGGAGTTGTGGTCACTGCTTTCGTTCTCACATGGGCGGTTCATTACAGAGGAGGAATGGCGCTCATTTCTGAAAACAAAGATCTTATCTTCAAc GTCCACCCTGTTTTAATGGTGATTGGCCTCATACTTCTGAATGGTGAAG CAATGTTAGCATACAAGACAGTTTCAGGAACGAAAAACTACAAAAAGTTGGTTCATCTTAGTTTACAGTTCCTTGCATTCTGTTTGAGCCTTGTTGGTGTGTGGGCTGCTGTGAAATTCCACAATGAGAGAGGCATAGACAACTTCTACAGCCTGCATTCGTGGTTGGGATTAGCATGCCTTTTCCTGTTTGGCATCCAg TGGGCCACTGGATTTGCAACCTTCTGGTACCCAGGTGGGTCGAGAAACAGCAGAGCTAGCCTTCTTCCTTGGCATGTGTTCTTTGCAGTATACATTTATGCCCTTGCCGTTGCTACTGCTACAACCGGGATTTTAGAAAAAGCCACGTTCCTTCAAAGCAATAAGGTGATATCGCGATATTCCATGGAGGCACTGTTAGTAAACTCTTTGGGTATCTTGATAGTCGTTTTGGGTGGTTTTGTCATTCTTGCAGTTGTTACACCCGCGAATGGCAAAGGTGATATCCCTAGAGGATCCATAGAGTAG